One window of the Salvia splendens isolate huo1 chromosome 1, SspV2, whole genome shotgun sequence genome contains the following:
- the LOC121743532 gene encoding transmembrane protein 45B-like, which produces MGSLRGHIGPGLAFCIIGLWHLFNHTKLHATNPNTYISHPWFPISKFRYLELYFIIFAASTSISMELFIMPHRHHPFAPDGSIPSNHLHNLEHATISLTFLTYASFAVVLDRISPPARSSLTHLLAALTLAQELLLFHLHSTDHTGLEGRYHWLLQILILTALGLTMISAADSRSFLLSFARSLAIFAQGVWLVVIGVMLYTPRLMPKGCAVRVEDGHYVVRCGSGEAVERAKSLATILFSYYVVGVAVFGVGVYLYLLKLYSKDQVEYHNLEDATGFGDHEEEEEVDAFHLDG; this is translated from the coding sequence ATGGGGAGCCTGCGCGGCCACATCGGACCGGGATTAGCCTTCTGCATCATCGGGTTGTGGCATCTCTTCAACCACACAAAACTCCACGCCACAAACCCTAACACCTACATTTCCCATCCATGGTTCCCAATTTCCAAATTCAGATACCTAGAGCTCTACTTCATCATCTTCGCCGCCTCCACTTCCATCTCCATGGAGCTCTTCATCATGCCCCACCGCCACCACCCCTTCGCCCCCGACGGCTCCATCCCCTCCAACCACCTCCACAACCTCGAGCACGCCACCATCTCCCTCACCTTCCTCACCTACGCCTCCTTTGCAGTCGTCCTTGACAGAATCTCCCCCCCGGCCAGGTCCTCCCTCACGCACCTCCTCGCCGCCCTCACGCTCGCCCAGGAGCTCCTCCTCTTTCACCTCCACTCCACCGACCATACCGGCCTAGAAGGCCGCTACCACTGGCTCCTCCAGATCCTCATCCTCACCGCCCTCGGCCTCACCATGATCAGCGCTGCTGATTCTAGAAGCTTCCTGCTCAGTTTCGCCAGGTCTCTGGCAATTTTCGCGCAGGGCGTTTGGCTCGTTGTGATCGGCGTCATGCTGTACACGCCGCGGCTGATGCCGAAGGGCTGCGCCGTCAGGGTGGAGGACGGGCACTATGTTGTGCGGTGCGGCAGCGGAGAGGCGGTGGAGCGAGCGAAATCACTGGCTACTATATTGTTCAGTTACTACGTGGTTGGGGTGGCGGTTTTTGGCGTGGGGGTTTATTTGTACTTGCTCAAGTTGTACTCTAAGGATCAGGTGGAGTACCATAACTTAGAAGATGCTACTGGTTTTGGGGAtcatgaggaggaggaggaggttgATGCTTTTCACTTAGATGGATAA
- the LOC121803878 gene encoding uncharacterized protein LOC121803878 translates to MGNLRGHVVYGAGFSLIGVWHLINHSKLHTLNPTSYTAPTWFPTSPIKFLELYFIMSASAAAVFMDLFIGLRRHHPFSPDGTIPSSHLHSFEHSIIALSIFAYALSTLLLEKSSQSPATARRGLSNAVATVALGVELLVFHLHSADHMGVEGQYHLLLQAVIAAGLAAAALSGAGYDRSLAVAYVKSVGIFFQGVWLVVMGFMLWTPRLVFLGCFMNWENGSSFVVRCEGEEALMRARSLVNIQFSLLLVGVNVVALLIYLIVFKIYSNNNVSTDFRVFGAIEMEILDK, encoded by the coding sequence ATGGGAAATCTCCGAGGGCATGTGGTGTACGGCGCCGGCTTCTCTCTCATCGGCGTATGGCACCTCATCAACCACTCCAAACTCCACACTCTAAATCCCACCTCCTACACCGCCCCCACATGGTTCCCCACCTCCCCAATCAAATTCCTCGAGCTCTACTTCATCATgtccgcctccgccgccgccgtcttCATGGACCTCTTCATCGGCCTCCGCCGGCACCACCCCTTCTCCCCCGACGGCACCATCCCCTCCTCCCACCTCCACAGCTTCGAGCACTCCATCATCGCCCTCTCCATCTTCGCCTACGCCCTCTCCACACTCCTCCTCGAAAAATCATCCCAATCCCCGGCCACCGCGAGGCGCGGGCTGAGTAACGCCGTGGCCACGGTGGCGCTGGGGGTGGAGCTGCTCGTGTTCCACCTCCACTCCGCCGACCACATGGGGGTGGAGGGGCAGTACCACCTCCTCCTCCAGGCAGTCATCGCCGCCGGCCTGGCTGCGGCCGCGCTGTCGGGGGCCGGCTACGACCGGAGCTTGGCGGTGGCGTATGTGAAGTCGGTGGGGATATTTTTCCAAGGGGTGTGGTTGGTGGTCATGGGGTTTATGTTGTGGACGCCTAGGTTGGTGTTTTTGGGTTGTTTTATGAATTGGGAGAATGGTTCTAGCTTTGTGGTGAGGTGTGAGGGAGAAGAGGCGTTGATGCGAGCTAGGTCGCTTGTTAATATTCAGTTTAGTTTGCTTCTTGTTGGGGTCAATGTGGTGGCTCTCCTCAtttatttgattgttttcaAGATTTATTCGAACAATAATGTTTCCACTGATTTTAGGGTTTTTGGAGCCATAGAGATGGAGATATTGGACAAGTGA
- the LOC121803528 gene encoding cis-muuroladiene synthase-like isoform X1 → MATVSCLSDVRPPMTIHKPSIWADTFTNASFDEKEQQRYSEEIEVLKEKARDMLKAATTPPNQMILIDTLERLGLDYLFETEIENILQQIKRDDQLLHHCDLFTTSLGFRLLRQHRHRISCDVFNKFVNKDGMFEEGDVEGMLSLYEAAHVRFNNEKILQEAADFTRIYLSSREAELESYIKDRVKRALKHPLHRDIPIVYARNFISIYEKDPSRNELLIKLAKFNFNFLQNLYRKELSQVTRWWNKYDLISKLPYTRDRVVEAYIWGVGYHYEPQYSYVRMGIAKIILFIGVLDDTYDNYATINEAQLLTQTIDRWTKDEVDRLPEYMRIVYRFIIGIYEEFECDAAKFGKSFAIPYFKETVQHLGRAFNQELKWIMGRKLPSFQDYLENSEITSDVYIMFAAIIPGFESLTQETIDWIRTMPKLAKPTSTIGRYYDDLGSHERESKGGQVLTVMDCYMQHYGVTKQEAESNFVELIQQTWNDLSMDWVETTFVPKEIAIQFLNYARMCEAIYNKNNVDGYSNPHVVKEDVVALFIDPILI, encoded by the exons ATGGCTACTGTAAGCTGCTTGAGTGATGTGAGGCCTCCCATGACTATTCATAAGCCAAGCATATGGGCTGATACTTTCACTAACGCTTCTTTTGACGAAAAG GAACAACAAAGGTATTCAGAGGAAATTGAAGTTTTGAAGGAAAAAGCAAGAGACATGCTAAAGGCAGCAACAACTCCTCCCAACCAAATGATACTAATCGACACACTCGAGCGTTTGGGATTGGACTATCTTTTCGAGACAGAAATCGAAAACATACTCCAACAAATCAAACGCGACGACCAGCTTCTTCACCACTGCGATTTGTTCACTACATCACTTGGATTTCGCTTGTTAAGGCAACACCGCCACCGCATTTCTTGCG atGTTTTCAACAAGTTTGTTAACAAGGATGGTATGTTTGAAGAAGGCGACGTTGAGGGAATGTTAAGCTTGTATGAAGCAGCTCATGTTCGATTTAACAACGAGAAGATACTACAAGAGGCTGCCGATTTTACAAGGATTTACCTGAGTAGTCGCGAAGCCGAGTTAGAGTCTTACATTAAAGATAGAGTGAAGCGGGCTTTGAAGCACCCGCTTCATAGAGATATTCCCATCGTATATGCACGGAATTTCATCTCTATTTACGAAAAGGATCCCTCAAGAAATGAACTTCTTATCAAACTAGCAAAATTTAACTTCAATTTTTTGCAGAATTTATACAGGAAAGAGCTCTCCCAAGTCACCAG GTGGTGGAACAAATATGATCTGATATCAAAATTACCATACACAAGAGATAGGGTGGTGGAGGCCTATATTTGGGGTGTGGGATACCATTATGAACCTCAGTACTCTTATGTTCGAATGGGAATTGCCAAAATCATACTGTTTATTGGAGTTTTGGATGATACATATGATAATTATGCCACAATTAATGAAGCTCAACTTTTAACTCAAACCATAGACAG GTGGACTAAAGATGAAGTTGATCGACTCCCAGAATACATGAGAATCGTTTATCGTTTCATTATAGGTATATATGAAGAATTTGAATGCGATGCAGCGAAATTTGGAAAAAGCTTTGCAATTCCTTATTTCAAAGAAACG GTGCAACATCTTGGAAGGGCATTTAATCAAGAGCTAAAGTGGATTATGGGAAGAAAATTGCCGTCATTCCAAGACTATCTTGAAAACTCTGAGATAACAAGTGACGTTTATATTATGTTTGCTGCTATTATTCCTGGCTTCGAATCTCTCACCCAAGAAACAATTGATTGGATAAGAACTATGCCCAAACTTGCAAAACCAACTAGTACAATTGGTCGATACTATGATGATCTTGGCAGCCATGAA CGTGAGAGTAAAGGAGGGCAAGTGCTCACTGTGATGGATTGCTACATGCAACATTATGGGGTAACAAAGCAAGAGGCAGAGTCTAACTTTGTGGAACTGATTCAACAAACATGGAATGATCTAAGCATGGATTGGGTCGAGACAACGTTTGTGCCTAAAGAAATCGCAATTCAGTTTCTCAACTATGCTCGAATGTGTGAAGCCATTTACAACAAAAACAATGTAGACGGTTATAGCAATCCTCATGTTGTCAAGGAAGATGTTGTTGCTCTCTTTATTGATCCAATACTCATTTGA
- the LOC121803528 gene encoding cis-muuroladiene synthase-like isoform X3 yields the protein MATVSCLSDVRPPMTIHKPSIWADTFTNASFDEKEQQRYSEEIEVLKEKARDMLKAATTPPNQMILIDTLERLGLDYLFETEIENILQQIKRDDQLLHHCDLFTTSLGFRLLRQHRHRISCDVFNKFVNKDGMFEEGDVEGMLSLYEAAHVRFNNEKILQEAADFTRIYLSSREAELESYIKDRVKRALKHPLHRDIPIVYARNFISIYEKDPSRNELLIKLAKFNFNFLQNLYRKELSQVTRWTKDEVDRLPEYMRIVYRFIIGIYEEFECDAAKFGKSFAIPYFKETVQHLGRAFNQELKWIMGRKLPSFQDYLENSEITSDVYIMFAAIIPGFESLTQETIDWIRTMPKLAKPTSTIGRYYDDLGSHERESKGGQVLTVMDCYMQHYGVTKQEAESNFVELIQQTWNDLSMDWVETTFVPKEIAIQFLNYARMCEAIYNKNNVDGYSNPHVVKEDVVALFIDPILI from the exons ATGGCTACTGTAAGCTGCTTGAGTGATGTGAGGCCTCCCATGACTATTCATAAGCCAAGCATATGGGCTGATACTTTCACTAACGCTTCTTTTGACGAAAAG GAACAACAAAGGTATTCAGAGGAAATTGAAGTTTTGAAGGAAAAAGCAAGAGACATGCTAAAGGCAGCAACAACTCCTCCCAACCAAATGATACTAATCGACACACTCGAGCGTTTGGGATTGGACTATCTTTTCGAGACAGAAATCGAAAACATACTCCAACAAATCAAACGCGACGACCAGCTTCTTCACCACTGCGATTTGTTCACTACATCACTTGGATTTCGCTTGTTAAGGCAACACCGCCACCGCATTTCTTGCG atGTTTTCAACAAGTTTGTTAACAAGGATGGTATGTTTGAAGAAGGCGACGTTGAGGGAATGTTAAGCTTGTATGAAGCAGCTCATGTTCGATTTAACAACGAGAAGATACTACAAGAGGCTGCCGATTTTACAAGGATTTACCTGAGTAGTCGCGAAGCCGAGTTAGAGTCTTACATTAAAGATAGAGTGAAGCGGGCTTTGAAGCACCCGCTTCATAGAGATATTCCCATCGTATATGCACGGAATTTCATCTCTATTTACGAAAAGGATCCCTCAAGAAATGAACTTCTTATCAAACTAGCAAAATTTAACTTCAATTTTTTGCAGAATTTATACAGGAAAGAGCTCTCCCAAGTCACCAG GTGGACTAAAGATGAAGTTGATCGACTCCCAGAATACATGAGAATCGTTTATCGTTTCATTATAGGTATATATGAAGAATTTGAATGCGATGCAGCGAAATTTGGAAAAAGCTTTGCAATTCCTTATTTCAAAGAAACG GTGCAACATCTTGGAAGGGCATTTAATCAAGAGCTAAAGTGGATTATGGGAAGAAAATTGCCGTCATTCCAAGACTATCTTGAAAACTCTGAGATAACAAGTGACGTTTATATTATGTTTGCTGCTATTATTCCTGGCTTCGAATCTCTCACCCAAGAAACAATTGATTGGATAAGAACTATGCCCAAACTTGCAAAACCAACTAGTACAATTGGTCGATACTATGATGATCTTGGCAGCCATGAA CGTGAGAGTAAAGGAGGGCAAGTGCTCACTGTGATGGATTGCTACATGCAACATTATGGGGTAACAAAGCAAGAGGCAGAGTCTAACTTTGTGGAACTGATTCAACAAACATGGAATGATCTAAGCATGGATTGGGTCGAGACAACGTTTGTGCCTAAAGAAATCGCAATTCAGTTTCTCAACTATGCTCGAATGTGTGAAGCCATTTACAACAAAAACAATGTAGACGGTTATAGCAATCCTCATGTTGTCAAGGAAGATGTTGTTGCTCTCTTTATTGATCCAATACTCATTTGA
- the LOC121803528 gene encoding gamma-cadinene synthase-like isoform X2, which translates to MATVSCLSDVRPPMTIHKPSIWADTFTNASFDEKEQQRYSEEIEVLKEKARDMLKAATTPPNQMILIDTLERLGLDYLFETEIENILQQIKRDDQLLHHCDLFTTSLGFRLLRQHRHRISCGDVEGMLSLYEAAHVRFNNEKILQEAADFTRIYLSSREAELESYIKDRVKRALKHPLHRDIPIVYARNFISIYEKDPSRNELLIKLAKFNFNFLQNLYRKELSQVTRWWNKYDLISKLPYTRDRVVEAYIWGVGYHYEPQYSYVRMGIAKIILFIGVLDDTYDNYATINEAQLLTQTIDRWTKDEVDRLPEYMRIVYRFIIGIYEEFECDAAKFGKSFAIPYFKETVQHLGRAFNQELKWIMGRKLPSFQDYLENSEITSDVYIMFAAIIPGFESLTQETIDWIRTMPKLAKPTSTIGRYYDDLGSHERESKGGQVLTVMDCYMQHYGVTKQEAESNFVELIQQTWNDLSMDWVETTFVPKEIAIQFLNYARMCEAIYNKNNVDGYSNPHVVKEDVVALFIDPILI; encoded by the exons ATGGCTACTGTAAGCTGCTTGAGTGATGTGAGGCCTCCCATGACTATTCATAAGCCAAGCATATGGGCTGATACTTTCACTAACGCTTCTTTTGACGAAAAG GAACAACAAAGGTATTCAGAGGAAATTGAAGTTTTGAAGGAAAAAGCAAGAGACATGCTAAAGGCAGCAACAACTCCTCCCAACCAAATGATACTAATCGACACACTCGAGCGTTTGGGATTGGACTATCTTTTCGAGACAGAAATCGAAAACATACTCCAACAAATCAAACGCGACGACCAGCTTCTTCACCACTGCGATTTGTTCACTACATCACTTGGATTTCGCTTGTTAAGGCAACACCGCCACCGCATTTCTTGCG GCGACGTTGAGGGAATGTTAAGCTTGTATGAAGCAGCTCATGTTCGATTTAACAACGAGAAGATACTACAAGAGGCTGCCGATTTTACAAGGATTTACCTGAGTAGTCGCGAAGCCGAGTTAGAGTCTTACATTAAAGATAGAGTGAAGCGGGCTTTGAAGCACCCGCTTCATAGAGATATTCCCATCGTATATGCACGGAATTTCATCTCTATTTACGAAAAGGATCCCTCAAGAAATGAACTTCTTATCAAACTAGCAAAATTTAACTTCAATTTTTTGCAGAATTTATACAGGAAAGAGCTCTCCCAAGTCACCAG GTGGTGGAACAAATATGATCTGATATCAAAATTACCATACACAAGAGATAGGGTGGTGGAGGCCTATATTTGGGGTGTGGGATACCATTATGAACCTCAGTACTCTTATGTTCGAATGGGAATTGCCAAAATCATACTGTTTATTGGAGTTTTGGATGATACATATGATAATTATGCCACAATTAATGAAGCTCAACTTTTAACTCAAACCATAGACAG GTGGACTAAAGATGAAGTTGATCGACTCCCAGAATACATGAGAATCGTTTATCGTTTCATTATAGGTATATATGAAGAATTTGAATGCGATGCAGCGAAATTTGGAAAAAGCTTTGCAATTCCTTATTTCAAAGAAACG GTGCAACATCTTGGAAGGGCATTTAATCAAGAGCTAAAGTGGATTATGGGAAGAAAATTGCCGTCATTCCAAGACTATCTTGAAAACTCTGAGATAACAAGTGACGTTTATATTATGTTTGCTGCTATTATTCCTGGCTTCGAATCTCTCACCCAAGAAACAATTGATTGGATAAGAACTATGCCCAAACTTGCAAAACCAACTAGTACAATTGGTCGATACTATGATGATCTTGGCAGCCATGAA CGTGAGAGTAAAGGAGGGCAAGTGCTCACTGTGATGGATTGCTACATGCAACATTATGGGGTAACAAAGCAAGAGGCAGAGTCTAACTTTGTGGAACTGATTCAACAAACATGGAATGATCTAAGCATGGATTGGGTCGAGACAACGTTTGTGCCTAAAGAAATCGCAATTCAGTTTCTCAACTATGCTCGAATGTGTGAAGCCATTTACAACAAAAACAATGTAGACGGTTATAGCAATCCTCATGTTGTCAAGGAAGATGTTGTTGCTCTCTTTATTGATCCAATACTCATTTGA